The following are encoded in a window of Kitasatospora fiedleri genomic DNA:
- a CDS encoding ABC transporter permease, whose translation MRTIVRRLGFYLLAGFAAVTANFFLARLLPGSALQNVLSKLRSANLDQEAIRALEAQYGGGHASLLSQYLTYLGHLLRGDLGVSTSQSSPVATILGESLPWTLGLVGTATVLAFLVGTVGGIVIGWRRSGLLDALLPATTFFQAVPYFILAFLVMMTLGFFGGLFPYQNGYDIGRDADLTPGWNGPFVLSVVGHGALPVLTVVLASLAGWVVGMRNLMVTTMDEDYVLVAAAKGLPAWKVAAVAARNAILPTIANFALSISLVVTGSLVTEIVFTYPGVGWQIYQAILTGDFPLLQGILLVVVFTVLAVNLIADIAYVALDPRARKEA comes from the coding sequence ATGCGAACGATCGTGCGCCGTCTCGGTTTCTACCTGCTGGCCGGCTTCGCGGCGGTGACCGCCAACTTCTTCCTGGCCCGGCTGCTGCCCGGCAGCGCGTTGCAGAACGTGCTGTCCAAGCTGCGCTCGGCCAACCTCGACCAGGAGGCGATCCGGGCCCTGGAGGCCCAGTACGGCGGGGGCCACGCGAGCCTGCTCTCGCAGTACCTCACGTACCTGGGCCACCTGCTCCGGGGCGACCTGGGCGTCTCCACCTCGCAGTCCTCGCCGGTGGCGACCATCCTGGGCGAGAGCCTGCCGTGGACGCTGGGCCTGGTGGGCACGGCGACCGTGCTGGCCTTCCTGGTCGGCACGGTGGGCGGGATCGTCATCGGCTGGCGCCGCAGCGGGCTGCTGGACGCCCTGCTGCCGGCCACCACCTTCTTCCAGGCGGTGCCGTACTTCATCCTGGCCTTCCTGGTGATGATGACGCTGGGCTTCTTCGGCGGCCTCTTCCCGTACCAGAACGGCTACGACATCGGCCGGGACGCCGACCTGACGCCGGGGTGGAACGGGCCGTTCGTGCTCAGCGTGGTCGGGCACGGCGCGCTGCCGGTGCTGACCGTGGTGCTGGCCTCGCTGGCCGGCTGGGTGGTCGGCATGCGCAACCTGATGGTCACCACGATGGACGAGGACTACGTCCTGGTCGCGGCGGCGAAGGGCCTGCCGGCGTGGAAGGTGGCGGCGGTGGCCGCGCGCAACGCGATCCTGCCGACCATCGCCAACTTCGCGCTGTCGATCAGCCTGGTGGTCACCGGCTCGCTGGTGACCGAGATCGTCTTCACCTACCCCGGCGTCGGCTGGCAGATCTACCAGGCGATCCTGACCGGCGACTTCCCGCTGCTCCAGGGAATCCTGCTGGTCGTCGTGTTCACCGTGCTGGCCGTGAACCTGATCGCGGACATCGCGTACGTCGCCCTCGACCCCCGCGCCCGCAAGGAGGCCTGA
- a CDS encoding ABC transporter permease, translated as MPRALRSRKVATGLVLLLVLLLLALFGPLLAPHAPDFQANRSSGLPLAPSAAHWLGTDQQQHDLFSRLLAGGRDTLLISFLAGALANVLSVLVGVTAGYLGGWADEVLSALTNIFLALPGLLILMVIMKPLPPSETSNPLLIGTVIAVTAWAWGARVLRAQTMALRGQDYVEASKVIGERTWRIIVFEVVPNLLPILASAFIFTVIYGIGTYTALAWLGVISPASVTWGTVLNEAQASGAAINGYWWWYLPPALAVALVGIALALINFGIDEITNPRLSSARTGRAAKVRFRLGLTPVLRTAAPTRDEPPSPEGEFTPTVVRTAARSEDPKTLEAQP; from the coding sequence ATGCCCCGCGCGCTCCGTTCCCGCAAGGTGGCCACCGGCCTGGTGCTGCTGCTGGTCCTGTTGCTGCTGGCCCTGTTCGGGCCGCTGCTGGCCCCGCACGCGCCGGACTTCCAGGCCAACCGCAGCAGCGGCCTGCCGCTGGCGCCGTCCGCCGCGCACTGGCTGGGCACCGACCAGCAGCAGCACGACCTGTTCTCCCGGCTGCTGGCCGGCGGCCGCGACACCCTGCTGATCTCCTTCCTGGCCGGTGCGCTGGCCAACGTGCTCTCCGTCCTGGTCGGCGTCACCGCCGGGTACCTGGGCGGGTGGGCGGACGAGGTGCTGTCCGCGCTGACCAACATCTTCCTGGCGCTGCCCGGGCTGCTGATCCTGATGGTGATCATGAAGCCGCTGCCGCCGTCGGAGACCTCGAACCCGCTGCTGATCGGCACGGTGATCGCGGTCACCGCGTGGGCCTGGGGCGCCCGGGTGCTGCGGGCCCAGACCATGGCGCTGCGCGGACAGGACTACGTCGAGGCGTCCAAGGTCATCGGCGAGCGCACCTGGCGGATCATCGTCTTCGAGGTGGTGCCGAACCTGCTGCCGATCCTGGCCTCGGCGTTCATCTTCACGGTGATCTACGGCATCGGCACGTACACCGCGCTGGCCTGGCTGGGCGTGATCAGCCCGGCCTCGGTGACCTGGGGCACGGTGCTCAACGAGGCGCAGGCGTCCGGCGCGGCGATCAACGGCTACTGGTGGTGGTACCTGCCGCCGGCCCTGGCGGTGGCCCTGGTCGGCATCGCGCTGGCGCTGATCAACTTCGGCATCGACGAGATCACCAACCCGCGGCTCTCCTCGGCCCGCACCGGCCGGGCCGCGAAGGTCCGCTTCCGGCTGGGGCTGACCCCGGTGCTGCGGACGGCGGCGCCGACGCGGGACGAACCGCCTTCCCCGGAGGGCGAGTTCACGCCCACGGTGGTGCGCACCGCCGCGCGGAGCGAAGACCCGAAGACCCTGGAGGCCCAGCCGTGA
- a CDS encoding ABC transporter ATP-binding protein, whose translation MVHGPKRPGVPALEARGLTKHFPVHRGLGGRAVVRAAEDVSLALPEATVTAVVGESGSGKSTLSRLLTRLITPTSGELLLDGRPVGTSARERRAYTSQVHLVLQDPFSSLNGVHGVRYHLERPLKLHRKARGEQLDVLAKELLERVSLTPADRYLDAFPHELSGGQRQRVAIARGLAVRPRVLLADEPVSMLDVSIRLGVLNLLDELRERERLAILYVTHDIASARYLADTVVVMYAGQVVESGPARQITDSPAHPYTRLLLSAAPDPHRSGPVVLHGRGAPPSLIDPPGGCRFHPRCPFAMPVCAQAAPPALPAGPEQVASCWLLSPDRAAAPTETHAGALTETHADTPTGTQAGPEQSNHRRSTSS comes from the coding sequence GTGGTGCACGGCCCGAAGCGGCCGGGCGTCCCGGCCCTGGAGGCCCGCGGCCTGACCAAGCACTTCCCGGTGCACCGGGGCCTGGGCGGCCGCGCGGTGGTGCGCGCCGCCGAGGACGTCTCGCTGGCGCTGCCCGAGGCGACGGTGACCGCGGTGGTGGGCGAGTCGGGCTCGGGCAAGTCCACGCTGTCGCGGCTGCTGACCCGGCTGATCACCCCGACCTCGGGCGAACTGCTGCTGGACGGCAGGCCGGTGGGCACTTCGGCCCGGGAGCGCCGGGCGTACACCAGCCAGGTGCACCTGGTCCTCCAGGACCCGTTCTCCTCGCTGAACGGCGTGCACGGCGTCCGCTACCACCTGGAGCGTCCGCTGAAGCTGCACCGGAAGGCGCGCGGCGAGCAACTGGACGTGCTGGCCAAGGAGTTGCTGGAGCGGGTCAGCCTCACCCCGGCCGACCGCTACCTCGACGCGTTCCCGCACGAGCTGTCCGGCGGGCAGCGCCAGCGGGTCGCCATCGCGCGCGGCCTGGCGGTCCGGCCCCGGGTGCTGCTGGCGGACGAGCCGGTGTCGATGCTGGACGTGTCGATCCGGCTGGGCGTGCTCAACCTGCTGGACGAGCTGCGCGAGCGCGAGCGGCTGGCGATCCTCTACGTCACCCACGACATCGCCTCGGCCCGCTACCTGGCCGACACCGTGGTGGTGATGTACGCGGGGCAGGTGGTGGAGTCCGGCCCGGCGCGGCAGATCACCGACTCCCCCGCGCACCCGTACACCCGGCTGCTGCTGAGCGCGGCGCCGGACCCGCACCGGTCCGGGCCGGTGGTGCTGCACGGCCGCGGCGCCCCGCCGAGCCTGATCGACCCGCCGGGCGGCTGCCGCTTCCACCCGCGCTGCCCGTTCGCGATGCCGGTGTGCGCGCAGGCCGCGCCGCCGGCCCTGCCGGCCGGGCCCGAACAGGTGGCGTCCTGCTGGCTGTTGAGCCCGGACCGCGCGGCGGCGCCCACCGAGACCCACGCCGGCGCCCTCACCGAGACCCACGCCGACACCCCCACCGGCACCCAGGCCGGACCAGAGCAGTCGAACCACAGAAGGAGCACGTCGTCATGA
- a CDS encoding DoxX family protein, whose amino-acid sequence MSPSAPHHTVEAARPYLVGLTRAVTGLLFACHGAASLFGVLGGAKGGGTVEALSWPGWYAAVIQLVGGTLVLLGLGTRTAAVVCSGSMAYAYFSVHQENGLLPIQNGGESAALFAWAFLLLAATGPGALALDALLPTRRRTGTPEPATAPDPAAATA is encoded by the coding sequence ATGTCCCCGTCCGCTCCCCACCACACGGTCGAAGCGGCCCGCCCCTACCTCGTCGGCCTGACCCGCGCCGTGACCGGCCTGCTCTTCGCCTGCCACGGCGCGGCCTCGCTGTTCGGCGTCCTGGGCGGCGCCAAGGGCGGCGGCACGGTGGAGGCGCTGTCCTGGCCCGGCTGGTACGCGGCCGTCATCCAACTCGTCGGCGGCACCCTGGTCCTGCTCGGCCTCGGCACCCGGACGGCCGCCGTGGTCTGCTCCGGCTCGATGGCCTACGCCTACTTCTCCGTCCACCAGGAGAACGGCCTGCTCCCGATCCAGAACGGCGGCGAGAGCGCCGCCCTCTTCGCCTGGGCCTTCCTGCTCCTCGCCGCCACCGGCCCCGGCGCCCTCGCCCTCGACGCCCTCCTCCCGACCCGCCGCCGCACCGGCACCCCGGAGCCCGCCACCGCCCCGGACCCGGCCGCCGCCACCGCCTGA
- the bglS gene encoding beta-glucanase, whose amino-acid sequence MRPSARSRRSRGRRWLLAPLAALALTVSPIASPAANAAIGGSFTDNFDSFDTGRWHKADGWTNGGMFNAGWRADHVWFNGGVMGENLDTATCPSGCSGRPYASGEFRSNDLFSYGRFEARLQAVKNPGTVTGFFTYTGPSDNQPWDEIDVEILGKNPTQLQTNYFTNGVGGHETVINLGFDASAGYHDYAIEWWNQGTVNWFVDGKLVHQENGSRGALPTHPMRLIANLWPGTGVDSWLSPFTYPGTPLTARYDWMKYTKY is encoded by the coding sequence ATGCGACCCTCTGCACGCTCCCGTCGGTCCCGCGGCCGTCGCTGGCTGCTCGCTCCGCTCGCCGCGCTCGCGCTGACCGTCAGCCCGATCGCCAGCCCCGCCGCCAACGCCGCCATCGGCGGCAGCTTCACCGACAACTTCGACTCCTTCGACACCGGCCGCTGGCACAAGGCCGACGGCTGGACCAACGGCGGCATGTTCAACGCCGGTTGGCGCGCCGACCACGTCTGGTTCAACGGCGGCGTGATGGGCGAGAACCTCGACACCGCCACCTGCCCCAGTGGCTGCTCCGGCCGGCCCTACGCCTCCGGCGAGTTCCGCTCCAACGACCTGTTCTCGTACGGGCGTTTCGAGGCCCGGCTCCAGGCGGTGAAGAACCCGGGCACGGTCACCGGGTTCTTCACCTACACCGGGCCGAGCGACAACCAGCCCTGGGACGAGATCGACGTCGAGATCCTCGGCAAGAACCCGACCCAGCTCCAGACCAACTACTTCACCAACGGCGTCGGCGGCCACGAGACCGTCATCAACCTCGGCTTCGACGCCTCCGCCGGGTACCACGACTACGCCATCGAGTGGTGGAACCAGGGCACCGTCAACTGGTTCGTCGACGGCAAGCTCGTCCACCAGGAGAACGGCTCGCGCGGCGCCCTGCCCACCCACCCGATGCGGCTCATCGCCAACCTGTGGCCCGGCACCGGGGTCGACAGCTGGCTCAGCCCCTTCACCTACCCGGGCACGCCGCTCACCGCCCGCTACGACTGGATGAAGTACACCAAGTACTGA
- a CDS encoding glycoside hydrolase family 6 protein encodes MSRVRRLLVPVACAALASGGLGGGVAAAASGTPAVDHTLPANTRFYVDPEAGAARQAVADLRAGKVQDALRMAQLASWPQAIWLDYGTPAEIGKVVRKTMLAAKATGTVPVFVLYNVTGRDCSFYSAGGAADPAAYRAWVQGVADGIGTGRAAVIVEPDGLALLPKDCPEGDPDGTRTEQRYAEIRAAADIMEAQPKTSVYLDGGSSNWQPVGELAGRLIKANLSKTQGFSLNVSNYQPTDQLNRYATWVSTCVWYATEGPAEARGRTDTCASQYYSPAAPNDGQPGNAVDFSDPSTWKWVDAWFDGTVGKPPVQDLTHYVLDNSRNGQGAWIPPAGKYTDAEPWCNAPGRGIGVRPTADTGRPLADAYLYVKTIGESDGTCHRGTAGPADPEYGSEDPAAGAWWPDFAHTLARNANPALTFNLGR; translated from the coding sequence ATGAGCAGAGTGCGACGGTTGCTCGTCCCCGTGGCCTGCGCGGCGCTCGCCTCCGGCGGCCTGGGCGGCGGAGTGGCCGCTGCCGCGTCCGGTACTCCGGCGGTCGACCACACCCTGCCCGCGAACACCCGCTTCTACGTCGACCCCGAGGCCGGGGCGGCCCGGCAGGCGGTCGCCGACCTCAGGGCGGGCAAAGTCCAGGACGCCCTGCGGATGGCCCAGTTGGCCAGCTGGCCGCAGGCGATCTGGCTCGACTACGGCACCCCCGCCGAGATCGGGAAGGTCGTCCGGAAGACCATGCTGGCGGCCAAGGCCACCGGCACCGTCCCGGTCTTCGTCCTCTACAACGTCACCGGCCGGGACTGCAGCTTCTACTCGGCCGGCGGCGCTGCCGACCCGGCGGCGTACCGGGCCTGGGTCCAGGGCGTCGCCGACGGCATCGGCACCGGCCGCGCCGCGGTCATCGTCGAACCCGACGGCCTGGCCCTGCTGCCTAAGGACTGCCCGGAGGGCGACCCGGACGGCACCCGCACCGAGCAGCGCTACGCCGAAATCCGCGCCGCGGCGGACATCATGGAGGCCCAGCCGAAGACCTCCGTCTACCTCGACGGCGGCAGCAGCAACTGGCAGCCGGTCGGCGAGCTGGCCGGACGGCTGATCAAGGCGAACCTGTCCAAGACCCAGGGCTTCTCGCTGAACGTCTCCAACTACCAGCCCACCGACCAGCTCAACCGGTACGCCACCTGGGTCTCCACCTGCGTCTGGTACGCCACCGAGGGCCCGGCCGAGGCCCGCGGCCGGACCGACACCTGCGCCAGCCAGTACTACTCGCCCGCCGCCCCCAACGACGGGCAGCCCGGCAACGCCGTCGACTTCTCCGACCCCTCCACCTGGAAGTGGGTCGACGCCTGGTTCGACGGGACCGTCGGGAAGCCCCCCGTCCAGGACCTCACGCACTACGTCCTGGACAACAGCCGCAACGGCCAGGGCGCCTGGATTCCCCCGGCGGGCAAGTACACCGACGCCGAACCCTGGTGCAACGCCCCCGGCCGCGGCATCGGCGTCCGCCCCACCGCCGACACCGGCCGGCCCCTCGCCGACGCCTACCTCTACGTCAAGACCATCGGCGAGTCGGACGGCACCTGCCACCGCGGCACGGCGGGCCCCGCCGACCCCGAGTACGGCAGCGAGGACCCCGCCGCCGGCGCCTGGTGGCCGGACTTCGCCCACACCCTGGCCCGGAACGCGAACCCCGCCCTCACCTTCAACCTCGGCCGCTAG
- a CDS encoding ABC transporter substrate-binding protein, producing MSRSTAWRAAALVAAIGLGITACSGSGAGSGKGAKDSTLVVESNPVPSFTENYNPFDGNSFVTVANARSLVWEPLFQFNTLTEQDPIPWLAKGYEWSNGNRTLKLALTPGVKWSDGQAFSSADVKFTFELLKANPAANGGGAPLPSGIETPDADTVVMTFDGPQKANFVGIANQLIVPEHVWSGIKDPATAVVKADQLIGTGPYLLDKFTSQNVTFKVNPLFRETPKVKRISFPAYATNDAATLALSSGEIDLAGNNITNVLSTFVGKDPTHHHLFQQDAPYFPASNTVSLFLNTKSESAPALADPAVRRAISAGMNRKAYTSQCETDYALPATSSSGLLLPNDAKALDPALKDDLKPEADTAAVDSLLSGAGWSRTGGKWTKDGRTIKFTIIDPNSFTDYWCAAQAMAKDLNALGFDVDANGAFDFNSWNTAITTGKYDAAIHWGQGGTPYQRLQYVLDPRMGAETGKVAAGDFSKYDPAKSLDAVKSFEAAADPAAEQAALHGLQQIMSQDVPAVPVFYGPAWYEYNDTHFTGWPNAGDPYMNPSPNSQAYEYIILKLTPRG from the coding sequence ATGAGCCGTTCCACCGCTTGGAGAGCCGCCGCCCTGGTCGCGGCGATCGGTCTCGGTATCACCGCCTGTTCCGGCTCCGGCGCGGGCTCCGGCAAAGGCGCCAAGGACAGCACCCTGGTGGTGGAGTCCAACCCGGTGCCCTCCTTCACCGAGAACTACAACCCGTTCGACGGCAACTCCTTCGTGACCGTCGCCAACGCCCGCTCGCTGGTGTGGGAGCCGCTGTTCCAGTTCAACACCCTCACCGAGCAGGACCCGATCCCGTGGCTGGCCAAGGGCTACGAGTGGTCGAACGGGAACCGGACGCTGAAGCTGGCCCTGACCCCGGGCGTCAAGTGGAGCGACGGCCAGGCGTTCTCCTCGGCCGACGTCAAGTTCACCTTCGAGCTGCTGAAGGCCAACCCGGCGGCCAACGGCGGCGGCGCCCCGCTGCCGAGCGGCATCGAGACGCCCGACGCCGACACCGTGGTGATGACCTTCGACGGCCCGCAGAAGGCCAACTTCGTCGGCATCGCCAACCAGTTGATCGTGCCCGAGCACGTCTGGTCGGGGATCAAGGACCCGGCCACCGCCGTGGTCAAGGCCGACCAGCTGATCGGCACCGGCCCGTACCTGCTGGACAAGTTCACCAGCCAGAACGTCACCTTCAAGGTGAACCCGCTGTTCCGCGAGACCCCGAAGGTCAAGCGGATCTCCTTCCCCGCCTACGCCACCAACGACGCGGCCACCCTGGCGCTCAGCTCCGGCGAGATCGACCTCGCGGGCAACAACATCACCAACGTGCTGAGCACCTTCGTCGGGAAGGACCCGACCCACCACCACCTGTTCCAGCAGGACGCGCCGTACTTCCCGGCGTCCAACACCGTCTCGCTCTTCCTCAACACCAAGAGCGAGAGCGCCCCGGCGCTGGCCGACCCGGCGGTGCGGCGGGCGATCAGCGCCGGCATGAACCGCAAGGCGTACACCAGCCAGTGCGAGACCGACTACGCGCTGCCCGCCACCTCCTCCAGCGGCCTGCTGCTGCCCAACGACGCCAAGGCGCTGGACCCCGCGCTGAAGGACGACCTCAAGCCGGAGGCCGACACGGCCGCCGTGGACTCGCTGCTGAGCGGGGCCGGTTGGAGCCGGACCGGCGGCAAGTGGACCAAGGACGGCAGGACCATCAAGTTCACGATCATCGACCCCAACTCGTTCACCGACTACTGGTGCGCGGCGCAGGCGATGGCCAAGGACCTGAACGCGCTGGGCTTCGACGTCGACGCGAACGGCGCGTTCGACTTCAACAGCTGGAACACCGCGATCACCACCGGTAAGTACGATGCGGCGATCCACTGGGGCCAGGGCGGCACGCCGTACCAGCGCCTGCAGTACGTCCTGGACCCGCGGATGGGCGCGGAGACCGGCAAGGTCGCGGCGGGCGACTTCAGCAAGTACGACCCGGCGAAGTCGCTGGACGCGGTGAAGTCCTTCGAGGCGGCGGCCGACCCGGCGGCCGAGCAGGCCGCGCTGCACGGCCTGCAGCAGATCATGTCGCAGGACGTGCCCGCGGTGCCGGTCTTCTACGGCCCGGCCTGGTACGAGTACAACGACACCCACTTCACCGGCTGGCCGAACGCGGGCGACCCGTACATGAACCCGTCGCCGAACAGCCAGGCGTACGAGTACATCATCCTCAAGCTGACGCCGCGCGGCTGA
- a CDS encoding GH1 family beta-glucosidase — protein MTSVQARPAPTPSTVRADAVDSVNPLEDAEDAEGAEDVRRFPVGFLWGSATSAYQIEGAANEDGRGASIWDTFCRTPGRVHRGDTGDVAADHYHRWREDVALMKELGLNAYRFSVSWPRVQPTGRGPAVERGLDFYRRLVDELLEAGITPVATLYHWDLPQELEDTGGWPRRATAERFAEYARLAGEALGDRVRHWTTLNEPWCSAFLGYGSGVHAPGRTDAGDALRAAHHLNLAHGLGAAALRSVLPRGAKLSVSLNLHQVRPLTQSPADLDAARRIDAVGNRVFLGPMLRGAYDEDLLADTAHLVDWDGLVRPGDLATAAAPIDQLGLNYYTPAVVSAGGGVRNDAHGRSEHSPWSGAEGVAFHQPPGEVSAMNWSIDPSGLRDLLDRVHRERPGLPIVITENGTACEDYVSPEGVVNDTERIAYLHQHLGAVHEAIEAGVPVAGYFAWSLMDNFEWAYGYAKRFGLVYVDFASQRRTPKNSALWYGRTSRRGGLTRRP, from the coding sequence ATGACTTCTGTCCAGGCCCGACCGGCCCCCACCCCTTCCACCGTCCGCGCGGACGCCGTGGACTCCGTGAACCCCCTGGAGGACGCGGAGGACGCGGAGGGCGCGGAGGACGTCCGCCGTTTCCCCGTCGGCTTCCTGTGGGGCAGCGCCACCTCCGCGTACCAGATCGAGGGCGCGGCGAACGAGGACGGGCGGGGCGCGTCGATCTGGGACACCTTCTGCCGCACGCCCGGCCGGGTGCACCGGGGCGACACCGGTGACGTGGCCGCCGACCACTACCACCGCTGGCGCGAGGACGTCGCGCTGATGAAGGAGCTGGGCCTCAACGCGTACCGGTTCTCGGTGTCCTGGCCGCGGGTGCAGCCGACCGGGCGGGGCCCGGCGGTGGAGCGCGGGCTGGACTTCTACCGGCGGCTGGTGGACGAACTGCTGGAGGCCGGCATCACGCCGGTCGCCACGCTCTACCACTGGGACCTGCCGCAGGAGTTGGAGGACACGGGCGGCTGGCCGCGGCGCGCCACCGCCGAGCGTTTCGCGGAGTACGCCCGGCTGGCGGGCGAGGCGCTGGGCGACCGGGTGCGGCACTGGACCACCCTGAACGAGCCCTGGTGCTCGGCCTTCCTGGGCTACGGCTCCGGGGTGCACGCCCCCGGCCGCACCGACGCCGGTGACGCGCTGCGCGCGGCGCACCACCTGAACCTGGCGCACGGCCTGGGTGCGGCGGCGCTGCGCTCCGTGCTGCCGCGCGGCGCCAAGCTCTCGGTGTCGCTCAACCTGCACCAGGTCCGGCCGCTCACCCAGAGCCCGGCGGACCTGGACGCCGCCCGGCGGATCGACGCGGTGGGCAACCGGGTCTTCCTCGGTCCGATGCTGCGCGGCGCCTACGACGAGGACCTGCTGGCGGACACCGCGCACCTGGTGGACTGGGACGGGCTGGTCCGGCCCGGCGACCTGGCCACCGCCGCCGCCCCGATCGACCAGCTGGGCCTGAACTACTACACCCCGGCGGTGGTCTCGGCGGGCGGCGGCGTCCGCAACGACGCGCACGGCCGCAGCGAGCACAGTCCGTGGTCGGGCGCCGAGGGGGTGGCGTTCCACCAGCCGCCCGGCGAGGTCAGCGCGATGAACTGGAGCATCGACCCGTCCGGTCTGCGCGACCTGCTGGACCGGGTGCACCGGGAGCGTCCGGGCCTGCCGATCGTGATCACCGAGAACGGGACGGCCTGCGAGGACTACGTCTCGCCCGAGGGCGTGGTGAACGACACCGAGCGGATCGCCTACCTGCACCAGCACCTGGGCGCGGTGCACGAGGCGATCGAGGCCGGGGTGCCGGTGGCCGGGTACTTCGCCTGGTCGCTGATGGACAACTTCGAGTGGGCGTACGGCTACGCGAAGCGCTTCGGCCTGGTCTACGTGGACTTCGCCTCGCAGCGGCGCACGCCGAAGAACAGCGCGCTCTGGTACGGCCGGACCAGCCGCCGCGGCGGCCTGACCCGGCGGCCCTGA
- a CDS encoding ABC transporter ATP-binding protein, which yields MTGEPILEVRDLCVDYGLGDRAVRAITDATVTLHRGEVLGLAGESGSGKSTLAYAVTRLLRAPGVITGGEVRFHGRDGSLDLLAADAAELRRVRWNQISVVFQSAMHALNPVARIDAQLTDALRAHRAGLTAAQRTERAVELLRLVGIGADRLRSYPHELSGGMRQRVMIAMALALDPEIVIMDEPTTALDVVTQREFLDELLRLKDELGFAIVFITHDLSLLVELADTIAIMYAGRLLERGPARELFEGPGHPYTAGLLDSFPALHGERVRMEGIPGAPPALTALPTGCAFHPRCASALERCAVDVPPTVRLAGGRGERLAACWLHEDGRELPAPPARSLGRNL from the coding sequence GTGACCGGCGAACCGATCCTCGAAGTGCGCGACCTCTGCGTCGACTACGGCCTGGGCGACCGAGCGGTGCGCGCCATCACCGACGCCACCGTCACCCTGCACCGGGGCGAGGTGCTCGGCCTGGCCGGCGAGTCCGGCTCGGGCAAGTCCACCCTGGCGTACGCGGTCACCCGGCTGCTGCGCGCCCCCGGCGTGATCACCGGCGGCGAGGTCCGCTTCCACGGCCGGGACGGCTCGCTGGACCTGCTGGCGGCGGACGCCGCCGAGCTGCGCCGGGTGCGCTGGAACCAGATCTCGGTGGTCTTCCAGAGCGCGATGCACGCCCTGAACCCGGTGGCCCGGATCGACGCGCAGCTGACCGACGCGCTGCGGGCGCACCGCGCCGGGCTGACCGCCGCGCAGCGCACCGAGCGGGCGGTGGAGCTGCTGCGGCTGGTGGGCATCGGCGCGGACCGGCTGCGCAGCTACCCGCACGAGCTGTCGGGCGGCATGCGGCAGCGGGTGATGATCGCGATGGCGCTGGCGCTGGACCCGGAGATCGTCATCATGGACGAGCCGACCACCGCGCTGGACGTCGTCACCCAGCGCGAGTTCCTCGACGAACTGTTGCGGCTCAAGGACGAGTTGGGCTTCGCGATCGTCTTCATCACGCACGACCTGTCGCTGCTGGTCGAGCTGGCCGACACCATCGCGATCATGTACGCGGGGCGGCTGCTGGAGCGCGGCCCGGCCCGGGAGCTGTTCGAGGGCCCCGGGCACCCGTACACGGCGGGGCTGCTGGACTCCTTCCCCGCGCTGCACGGCGAGCGGGTGCGGATGGAGGGCATCCCCGGTGCGCCGCCGGCCCTGACCGCGCTGCCGACCGGCTGCGCGTTCCACCCGCGCTGCGCGTCCGCGCTGGAGCGCTGCGCGGTCGACGTCCCGCCCACCGTCCGGCTCGCGGGCGGCCGGGGCGAGCGGCTGGCCGCGTGCTGGCTGCACGAGGACGGCCGTGAACTGCCGGCGCCGCCGGCCCGATCCCTGGGGAGGAACCTGTGA